Below is a window of Aquarana catesbeiana isolate 2022-GZ linkage group LG11, ASM4218655v1, whole genome shotgun sequence DNA.
TAAACAGAAGACATAAAGCCAGGTCCAAAAGGAAGTTATAGCTTTTGCCCTTTGTTACCCGTTTTCCGTACCCCTGAGCTTTGTACCATTCGGTGACTTTGGACATTTTAAAAGGCTTGGGTTCATATCCAAGCTCCCTCTTGGCTTTATCCAGGTTAAAGTAGTGAGTGACGCCCGTTTTGTACACTTCGGCGCGGGTTAGCAACGGCTGGAAATTGTAAAGAGGTCTAATAAGATAATGTAGCCATTCTGTGAGGTAGGCCATAAGGTAGACGAAGAAGAGGGGGAGACGAAAGGTTGGGTATTCATATCCGAGGCCTTCGATGAAAGGCTGTAAGAATTCAAAGTTGTCAACCGGGTGGCAATCGGCAATGAAGTATGGCTTCCCAGCCGCAATGTAATTTTTCTGTTCGGCAAGGGCTTCAGCTGCCAAAATGTGGGCAGAAACTAGATTGTCCACGTGTACAAACTGCACCCGGTTATTGTGATCGCCGTACAAGAACATGAACAAACCTTGGTCAACGGTCTTAATGATCCTCGGGAGATGTCTTTGCTCCCCCGGCCCGTAGATTCCAGCTGATCTAAGAGCGCAAGTCCTTAAGAACCCGCTTTTATTAGCCAGCTCAAGCCCGTTGGCTTTGAGGACCTTCTTCTCGGCAATGGCTTTGGTGCGGGAGTAGTTATCGGCATGGCGGTGCAGAGGTAGGTATTCCATAGACTCATCTCCGTTCCGAATCGTCTGCCCTCCAAACACCACGTTGAATGTGCTGGTGTACACCAGCCTCGGGACCCCTTTACTCACACAAGCTTGGATCACATTCTCCGTACCCTTCACGTTGACCTCTTCGATGAGCCGCGTTTGCAGTTGTTCCCGGCCCGACATCCCGTAGGAGGCCGTGTGGATTACACAACTGGCGTTGGTGAGGGCATCTTCTACCGCAGAGAGGGAGCGAATGTCCCCTTGTATGAACCGGATTTCGTCCGGGAGATTCTGGGCCGGTTTTCTTATGTCGAACAGAACCACATTGATTCCATCTTCAGACAAACGGCAACCCAATCTAAAGACAAGGAAGAAAATAAGAAAATGAAAAACACTGATAAAAATAGTGATAAAGACCACCTAACATACTAGACGTAACGTAATATACATTGCAGCTTTCAAGTGGTATaccggagtgatgcctgcagctacaatcATCATcccagtatgggttttttttttatttctgcggGTGGCCGGCTTTTTTGTAGAAgccatcctagcagctaattaacaGCTGGATGGCTATTACAGGCGGCGGAAGGTTTCACCCTCCCTTCCCCTGCCCGCTGGTGCCTCTCTGGGTTCTCCATCCCACCAGAGAACCTGGCACTTCTGCTGGCTCACCATAGAGCTTTTCGAAGACCAAGAAGGTCCCCAATGAGCTCTATGGAATAGGAAACGAACATtttcgtcacttccggtttccctggatgtaaacagcgccattttaaAAATATGAAAGCATCTGAACACACCGATCTTGGCGTGATCGAATGCTTTATGGggagaggagacatctggggtcttatagacacaggatctctccataaagagtaccggtCCCTGCCtactgctgtcacaagggatgtttacagtttACGGTACTtgaaaaatcttcataggtgacgctttagatttttttttttataggttgtctgtttagagttacagaggaggtctagtgctagatttATCGCTctcacgatcgcggcgatacctcacatgtgtggtttgaacaccgtttacatatgtgggcgtgacttacgtatgcggtcgcttctgcgTTGGAGCTCGGAGGGACGGAGcgcttaaaatttttatttttatgtctaaaaatttttatttatttttttttgtctaaaagtttttatttatttatttttttgtctaaaattttttatttttttttgtctaaaaatttttatttatttatttattttgtctaaaaatttgtatttattttttatttttttatcatttttattgcccTCACAAAGAATGTAAAAATCTCTTGTGACAGAATAggcagcgacaggtactctttatggaaggatcgggggtctattagactccaggtgtctcctctgcccttaaaagcatctgaccacatgaaGACCGGTGTGTTCAGATGCTTTCCccaatttaaaaatggcgtggtgtaCCTCCGGGAAACTGGAAGTGGCCAAATTATTCGTTGACTCTGGTTTCCTATACCATAGAGATGATGTGGGGGGGGAACCTACCTTAATGGAACCGCCGGCTTCGTTCCAGGCTCTCCAACAGGACGGTAGAGCCTGGAGAAGCTGTAAAAGCAAGCCAGTGGCTAATTggccactaggatggcttttacaaaaaaaaaaaagccgatcacctgaaaaaaaaaaaaaataaacaatgatgcagctgcaggcatcaaaaaaaatctgatcacctcctgaaaaaaaaaaaaaaaaaacacaatgatgcagctgcaggcataaaaaaaaaaaaaaaaaaaatctgatcacctcctaaaaaaaaaaaaaaaaaaacacaatgatgcagctgcaggcataaaaaaaaaaaaaatcggatcacctcctgaaaaaaaaaaaaaaacaaacaaaaaaaaaaaaaaaaaaaacaatgatgcagctgcaggcagcaaaaaaaaaaaaaaaaaaggaaaaaagccgatcgcctcccgaaaaaaaaaaaaaaaaccatttaaaaaaaacataaaaaaaaccaatgatgcagctgcaggcatcaaaaaaaaaaaaaaaaaacgatcacctcctgaaaaaaaaacaaaaaaatacaatgatgcagctgcaggcatagaaaaaaaaaaaaaaaaaaaaaaaaaaaagccactcacctcctgaaaaaaaaaaaaacatataagaaaaaaaaacacaatgatgcagctgcaggcatcaaaaaaaaaaaaaaaagccgatcacctcctgaaaaaaaaaacccaatgatgcagctgcacgcatcaaaaaaaaaaaaaaaaaaaaagccaatcaccttctgaaaaaaaaaaaaaaaaaatcaatgatgcagctgcaggcatcacaaaaaaaaaaaaaaaaaaaaaaaaaaagccgattacctctggaaaaaaaaaaataaaacaaaaaaaaacaaatgatgcagctgcaggcatcatcccaggacATGTACGTTGGGTGGCCATCAAGTGGTTGAAGATTGAAGGTGAGTACAGCAGCAAAATCTACTTTTTTTATATCTAAACTGCACTGAGTGATAATTTTATTTCCTTAAATTTGGAATTCGATTTTGGGATTTCCAGTTGGGAATGAAGAGTACCTTCCACGCGGCCGCCATGTCACACGGACGGCAGAGGAAAGCAACACATCTTGACAGAAGTGAGTGGCGagaattgttttttaatttttttttttttgcggagacCTTCTCCAGCGGAGCAAAACCCATTAACGTAATCTAATTAATAATGGAATTTGGCTCCAACGGACGATGCAATTAGCGTTCATTAGTCAAAAGGATCCCAACGGAATTGAATAATTAAATAGAATATTAATAGACTTTCCATAATTATGAAACATTATTAATTGTAGCGCTGAACTAACCTGTGCCCAAAGTATCCGCCGCCTCCGGTAATGACAACGGTTTCTCGGGGAGACGCCGACATGGCTTCTTACGGCACCAAGATGCGCagaccttggaaaaaaaaaaaaaaagaagaagatgggaGATCCACCAAATCTATGAAATTGGAACCAAGAattcattccccccacccccctcccagccAACCGCGTGCGAAGAAAATGGcctaaacaaaatacaaaaaataaaattaaaaaaaaaaaaaaaaactgattgattTTGTGTTGCagccaaaaaaattcaaaattgaatagaaaaaaaaatatatttttattgaaaaatttattAACATACAATTGCGTAAATGATGTTAAAACATGAGCTTTGTAGGTGAGGCCATCATGATGATACAGCCGTACGTATACATAAAAGACATAGCATGATATAGGTATATATAGTCACACTGAGAAACTAAGACGCGTTTCGACCATTAGCAGTAGAGGTCTTCTTCAGGGTGAAAGGAGTACAAGAACTCTACAAAGAAATATATTgtaaaaatacatacatttaaacaACAATGTATGTTAATATTGACACATAGTGGTAAATATGATCGTAGAATTGCAATCTATGTGTCAATATTAACATATATTGTTGCAGTCCCAGGTCggacacgtgtgaaaggggcccctaATGTCTTTCCACAAGCAGTGCGATTTTGCCACGACCGTCACACAGAAAATCACGCCTGGCTCAGGGCCACCTACAGAAGATGCAGGGAAAAAGTTCTTGAACCTTTTCCAAAATGGCAGCCATGGGGGAACCTGCAGTGTGTCGCGCCAGATAGGGGAGGGGAAGGTGATCAcacctgtagggggaggggatcaCACCTGTAGGGGGCGTACACCAGACGGGGGAGGGAGTCACACCTGTAGGGGGCCTACACCAGATGGGGGAGGGGGTCACACCTGTAGGGGGCCTACACCAGATGGGGGAGGGGATCACACCTGTAGGGGGCCTACACCAGACTGGGGGAGGGGATCACACCTGTAGGTGGCCTACACCAGACGGGGGAGGGAGTCACACCTGTAGGGGGCCTACACCAGATGGGGGAGGGGATCACACCTGTAGGTGGCCTACACCAGATGGGGGAGGGGATCACACCAGATGGGGGAGGGGATCACACCTGTAGGTGGCCTACACCAGATGGGGGAGGGGATCacaccagatggaggaggggatCACACCTGTAGGGGGCGTACACCGGATGGGGGAGGGGATCACACCTGTAGGGGGGCGTACACAAGATGGGGGAGGGATCACACCTGTAGGGGGGCGTACACCGGATGGGGGAGGGATCACACCTGTAGGGGGGCGTACACCGGATGGGGGAGGGGATCACACCTGTAGGAGGCGTACACTAAATGGGGGAGGGGATCACAcctgatgggggaggggatcacacctgtaggggggaggggatcacacctgtaggggggaggggaacacacctgtaggggggaggggatcacacctgtaggggggaggggaacacacctgtaggggggaggggaacacACCTGTAGGGGCGTGCAcctgatgggggaggggatcacacctgatgggggaggggatcacacctgtagggggaggggatcaCACCTGTAGGGGCGTGCAcctgatgggggaggggatcacacctgatgggggaggggatcacacctgtagggggaggggatcaCACCTGTAGGGGCGTGCAcctgatgggggaggggatcacacctgatgggggaggggatcacacctgtagggggaggggatcaCACCTGTAGGGGGCCTACACCAGATGGGGGAGGAGATCAcacctgtaggggggaggggaacacacctgtaggggggaggggaacacacctgtaggggggaggggatcacacctgtaggggggaggggaacacacctgtaggggggaggggaacacACCTGTAGGAGGCGTACACTAGATGGGGGAGGGGATCAcacctgtaggggggaggggaacacacctgtaggggggaggggaacacacctgtaggggggaggggatcacacctgtaggggggaggggaacacACCTGTAGGAGGCGTACACTAGATGGGGGAGGGGAACAcacctgtaggggggaggggaacacACCTGTAGGAGGCGTACACTAGATGGGGGAGGGGATCAcacctgtaggggggaggggaacacacctgtaggggggaggggaacacacctgtaggggggaggggaacacacctgtaggggggaggggaacacACCTGTAGGAGGCGTACACTAGATGGGGGAGGGGATCAcacctgtaggggggaggggaacacacctgtaggggggaggggaacacacctgtaggggggaggggatcacacctgtaggggggaggggaacacACCTGTAGGAGGCGTACACTAGATGGGGGAGGGGAACAcacctgtaggggggaggggaacacACCTGTAGGAGGCGTACACTAGATGGGGGAGGGGATCAcacctgtaggggggaggggatcacacctgtaggggggaggggatcacACCTGTAGGAGGCGTACACTAGATGGGGGAGGGGATCAcacctgtaggggggaggggaacacACCTGTAGGAGGCGTACACTAGATGGGGGAGGGGATCAcacctgtaggggggaggggaacacACCTGTAGGAGGCGTACACTAGATGGGGGAGGGGAACAcacctgtaggggggaggggaacacACCTGTAGGAGGCGTACACTAGATGGGGGAGGGGATCAcacctgtaggggggaggggaacacACCTGTAGGAGGCGTACACTAGATGGGGGAGGGGATCAcacctgtaggggggaggggaacacACCTGTAGGAGGCGTACACTAGATGGGGGAGGGGAACAcacctgtaggggggaggggatcacacctgtaggggggaggggatcacACCTGTAGGAGGCGTACACTAGATGGGGGAGGGGATCAcacctgtaggggggaggggatcacACCTGTAGGAGGCGTACACTAGATGGGGGAGGGGATCAcacctgtaggggggaggggatcacacctttaggggggaggggatcacacctttaggggggaggggatcacacctgtagggggaggggaactcCTGGATATCCCCAACTGATCCCTGTATATAAATGTATTAATATCTgccatatatataaaaattaatacaaaaatgaaATGATTTCCCTATAAATGAACTGATTTCGTCCTATAGGAATGTATTGTGTTGGtctctatatacattatatataccgGTGCCAGGCTCTGCTCCCCGCTGCTCTCCACTTCACAGATGGTGCCACTTCTACGTCACCGTGACGTCAGCTGACATTTCACCCCAAGGAAACTTGTTATTGGTTCGCCAGGTTCCGCCCCGCCCATCGGTCAGAGGTTGTGCGACTCCCTCACCTTTCTGATCCTTCCGGCCTCGCGCTGATTGGCTGACATCGGCAAACGGAGTTCCGTACGGAAACGTGAGGGCGTTCTGTACGGAGACGGAAGTACGGCGTTGCCAGGGGAGTCGAGGACGCTGCGTGGTTTTTGACGCAAAGCACGTGACCCGAGAAGAAGAAGGATGGCGGGggaaactgaaggtggaggaggcGAGGAGAGTGCTGGAGGGGCTGAGTACCGTCACCGGGAGACTCGGTACGGGGGCGGGGCCTCACCCTTCACCCAACTTTATTGTAATATAATGTACAGCGCAGTGTATAgagaggagtatataatgtacagagagtagtatataatgtacagtgcagtgtatatagaggagtatataatgtacagtgcagtgtatatagaggagtatataatgtacagtgcagtgtatagagaggagtatataatgtacggagaggag
It encodes the following:
- the SDR42E1 gene encoding short-chain dehydrogenase/reductase family 42E member 1, yielding MSASPRETVVITGGGGYFGHRLGCRLSEDGINVVLFDIRKPAQNLPDEIRFIQGDIRSLSAVEDALTNASCVIHTASYGMSGREQLQTRLIEEVNVKGTENVIQACVSKGVPRLVYTSTFNVVFGGQTIRNGDESMEYLPLHRHADNYSRTKAIAEKKVLKANGLELANKSGFLRTCALRSAGIYGPGEQRHLPRIIKTVDQGLFMFLYGDHNNRVQFVHVDNLVSAHILAAEALAEQKNYIAAGKPYFIADCHPVDNFEFLQPFIEGLGYEYPTFRLPLFFVYLMAYLTEWLHYLIRPLYNFQPLLTRAEVYKTGVTHYFNLDKAKRELGYEPKPFKMSKVTEWYKAQGYGKRVTKGKSYNFLLDLALCLLFIVVLLAWFPKLVG